Proteins from one Anthonomus grandis grandis chromosome 8, icAntGran1.3, whole genome shotgun sequence genomic window:
- the LOC126739310 gene encoding gamma-glutamyl hydrolase-like, with amino-acid sequence MASPTIAESNDVPIIGVLSQETYIVSSYFPNKTYDSYIAASYVKFLESAGARVVPIWIGQNEEYYRRVIQYTNGIFFPGGGTYFNETGGYGEAATQLYKIALEQNNKGVYYPIWAICLGMQGLMYAALNGTKDIRVACSLVNEAVSLDFVEDYQKSKMFRNAPKEITDILSTENATYNLHRYCLTKAVLKENDLLDSWRIVATNKDINNLEFISVMEHKDFPFYGVQFHPEKNQFEFKKGKHFPHSFNSIKTAQYFANFFVNECRKNANKFPNETIEAESLIYNFSPKYTGLKSGYYEQIYVFLKSDFERVQLL; translated from the exons CTTCGCCAACAATCGCCGAATCGAATGATGTTCCTATCATAGGCGTGTTATCCCAAGAAACTTATATAGTGTCATCGTATTTCCCGAATAAGACTTATGACAGTTATATTGCCGCTTCTTATGTGAAGTTTTTGGAAAGTGCCGGGGCCCGTGTTGTACCCATTTG gATTGGTCAGAATGAAGAATATTATCGCAGAGTCATTCAATACACGAACGG aatattttttcctGGTGGTGGAACCTATTTCAACGAAACGGGTGGATACGGTGAAGCCGCCACTCAGCTATACAAAATTGCGCTTGAACAGAACAATAAAGGG gtttattacCCAATTTGGGCAATATGTCTTGGGATGCAAGGCTTAATGTATGCAGCTCTTAACGGTACTAAAGATATTAGGGTGGCTTGCAGTTTAGTAAACGAAGCGGTTTCATTGGATTTTGTGGAAG atTATCAGAAAAGCAAAATGTTTAGAAATGCCCCTAAAGAAATCACTGACATTTTAAGTACTGAGAACGCCACTTACAATCTACATAGATATTGTCTGACGAAAGCAGTATTAAAAGAGAACGACTTGCTGGATTCTTGGAGGATTGTGGCTACTAACaaggatattaataatttgGAGTTTATTAGCGTTATGGAGCATAAGGATTTTCCTTTTTATG GTGTCCAGTTCCATCCAGAAAAGAACCAGTTCGAGTTCAAGAAAGGAAAACATTTTCCACATTCATTTAACAGTATCAAGACCGCTCAGTATTTCGCTAATTTTTTCGTCAATGAATGCCGTAAGAACGCCAACAAGTTTCCCAATGAAACCATAGAAGCCGAGTCTCTGATATACAACTTTTCACCGAAATACACTGGCCTAAAAAGTGGATATTATGAGCAAATTTACGTTTTCTTAAAGTCGGATTTTGAGAGGGTACAGCTTCTGTAA